From Prosthecobacter fusiformis, one genomic window encodes:
- a CDS encoding phosphatase PAP2/dual specificity phosphatase family protein, which yields MPLKTTNRAVSQRPSFFQAALVSAWTSLVFLVIYNGSNWITGLRPDVQTAAFAWERMFPVVEWMIIPYWSLDAFFVVAPFLCSDKNELTVLRKRLVWTNLIAAACFLIIPLELAWARPKITEGMFASWFGAIQAMDAPHNLFPSLHIVLRTIMAVHYARHSSGVWRTVLHLWFSLIGVSTLLTWQHHLVDVLGGFLLAAVIFHVIPDVQGGKAGGNKRIGFYYLACTVLLLFACRLNMPWTLVLSWPAAALGTVSAAYFGAGAAVLGKKGGRLPAMTRWLLAPWLLGQEISWWWYRRQSAEWDALTPRVWMGSIPDHESAYALLKAGVTDVLDMTAEFEAPMAFRRLEGYKNLAVADLTAPTQEQLQMAAAFIDRGRMNGIVFVHCKAGYSRTAAAVGAWLLQSGGTTEAALRQMKEVRPGMIIRPEVVKALRELESSMMAPGRAS from the coding sequence ATGCCACTGAAGACAACCAACCGGGCAGTTTCCCAGCGACCTTCCTTTTTCCAGGCCGCACTGGTCAGTGCCTGGACGAGTTTGGTTTTCCTGGTGATTTACAATGGCAGCAATTGGATCACCGGTCTGCGCCCGGATGTGCAGACGGCTGCGTTTGCCTGGGAGCGGATGTTTCCTGTGGTGGAATGGATGATCATTCCCTACTGGTCACTGGATGCGTTCTTCGTCGTCGCTCCATTTTTATGCTCGGATAAAAATGAACTCACGGTCCTACGGAAGAGGCTGGTATGGACAAATTTGATCGCGGCTGCGTGCTTTCTCATTATCCCGCTGGAGTTGGCTTGGGCGCGGCCCAAGATCACGGAGGGAATGTTTGCTTCCTGGTTTGGGGCGATCCAGGCGATGGATGCGCCGCACAATCTCTTCCCCAGCCTTCACATTGTGCTGCGGACAATCATGGCGGTGCATTACGCGCGGCATTCGAGCGGTGTATGGAGGACAGTCTTGCACCTCTGGTTCAGCTTGATTGGGGTGTCCACATTGCTAACTTGGCAGCATCATCTGGTGGATGTATTGGGTGGATTTTTGTTAGCCGCTGTGATTTTCCATGTCATCCCGGATGTGCAGGGTGGCAAAGCGGGAGGAAACAAACGTATCGGATTTTATTATCTGGCCTGCACCGTGTTGCTGCTGTTTGCATGCAGATTGAACATGCCTTGGACACTGGTGCTTTCGTGGCCTGCGGCGGCGCTGGGAACTGTTTCTGCGGCGTATTTCGGTGCAGGGGCCGCAGTCTTGGGTAAAAAGGGTGGGCGGCTGCCTGCGATGACACGTTGGTTGCTGGCTCCATGGCTGCTAGGACAGGAAATTTCTTGGTGGTGGTATCGGCGGCAGTCAGCGGAGTGGGACGCATTGACTCCGCGAGTCTGGATGGGGTCCATCCCGGACCATGAATCCGCGTATGCCTTGCTCAAAGCGGGGGTGACGGATGTGCTGGACATGACGGCAGAATTTGAGGCGCCCATGGCTTTTCGGAGGCTGGAAGGTTATAAGAATCTGGCGGTGGCCGACCTGACTGCGCCGACACAAGAACAATTGCAGATGGCCGCGGCATTTATTGATCGTGGGCGGATGAACGGGATTGTTTTTGTGCATTGCAAAGCTGGATATTCCCGCACCGCAGCGGCTGTGGGAGCCTGGCTTTTGCAAAGCGGCGGAACCACGGAGGCCGCACTGCGTCAGATGAAAGAGGTGCGTCCGGGAATGATCATTCGACCGGAGGTGGTGAAGGCTCTGAGAGAGCTGGAATCTTCAATGATGGCCCCTGGGCGTGCTTCCTGA
- a CDS encoding alginate O-acetyltransferase AlgX-related protein, with the protein MPLIYTGSFAGALHEWSQIFNPPKEDVYSLFLDRRLTTSRTCWLLWAAVLTVAALPGYSWWLAQGRRLRLLTRGSGSLLLIMIVTYVIASRLPGLGQRMSQEVSLWLNADGYHGVSIGDDGWLFRTQELDRLTQRRDVPGLTDEVIRLKNSLKEGDVHLMLLTVPDKLMLYPEPILPAKYWAPVLPPGYHSALERLRSAGVDVLDFTDKLWDERRRQPLYFKQDSHWRAEAMKELAVQVSRHIRKTYPKAVNDQTPLVDAEFIERQDLGDLASALTSSEPENHWSAESTQMVGLRGLHGSIKSSVLVIGGDLVNVFDDPNLSFGPGAPTDAPASFPIQLGSLLGHGLDVIDESQTSELTSRSVGKKLVVWVVRAGDL; encoded by the coding sequence ATGCCATTGATTTACACAGGCAGTTTTGCTGGTGCCCTTCATGAGTGGAGTCAGATTTTCAATCCGCCGAAGGAAGATGTTTACTCTTTGTTCCTGGACCGGCGTCTGACCACGTCCCGAACGTGCTGGCTGCTGTGGGCTGCTGTGCTGACGGTAGCCGCACTGCCAGGCTACTCATGGTGGTTGGCGCAGGGCAGAAGGCTGCGCTTGCTGACCAGAGGAAGTGGATCACTGTTGCTCATCATGATCGTGACTTATGTCATCGCGTCCAGGCTGCCAGGTCTCGGGCAGCGCATGAGCCAGGAAGTGAGCTTGTGGCTGAACGCTGATGGCTACCATGGAGTGAGCATTGGCGATGATGGCTGGCTTTTTCGGACCCAGGAGCTGGACCGCCTGACGCAGCGGCGTGATGTCCCAGGCCTAACCGATGAAGTGATTCGGCTTAAAAATTCGCTGAAAGAGGGCGATGTGCATTTGATGCTGCTCACAGTGCCGGACAAGCTGATGCTGTATCCCGAACCGATCCTGCCTGCCAAGTATTGGGCGCCGGTTCTTCCGCCTGGTTATCACTCAGCGCTGGAAAGACTTCGTTCAGCGGGAGTGGATGTGCTGGATTTTACTGACAAACTTTGGGATGAGCGTCGCCGTCAGCCGCTCTATTTTAAACAGGATTCTCATTGGAGAGCTGAGGCCATGAAGGAACTGGCCGTGCAGGTTTCCCGGCATATTCGGAAGACTTATCCAAAAGCAGTGAATGACCAGACGCCGCTGGTGGATGCGGAGTTTATTGAGCGTCAGGATCTGGGGGACTTGGCTTCGGCCCTGACCTCATCGGAGCCTGAGAATCATTGGTCAGCGGAGTCCACACAAATGGTCGGCCTGCGGGGATTGCATGGAAGTATAAAATCATCGGTGCTGGTTATTGGGGGCGATTTGGTGAATGTGTTTGATGATCCAAATTTGAGTTTTGGACCAGGGGCACCCACGGATGCTCCAGCCTCGTTTCCGATCCAATTAGGTTCCCTTTTAGGGCATGGTCTGGATGTGATTGATGAATCACAGACATCAGAATTGACCAGCCGCAGTGTTGGGAAAAAGCTGGTGGTCTGGGTAGTGCGGGCAGGGGACCTGTAA
- a CDS encoding bifunctional alpha/beta hydrolase/class I SAM-dependent methyltransferase, which translates to MTTHTFPSHDGAELFYRAWLPYYQAKQAIVIMHRGHEHSGRMLELAKALEMPETAMFAWDQRGHGESPGPRGGAENLGVVIRDVEEFFQHIEKTYAIARENIVLVAHSVGAVVAAAWVHDYAPRLRGLVLATPAFRVKLYVPMAVPMLRAKEKLMPGGVVKSYVKSRVLTHDPAQQRAYDEDKAIFKEISVNILLDLFDTAERVVKDAAAIRVPTLVFSASQDWVVHSGPQREFFERLGASDKEFHTLYGFYHAIFHEAQREVVFNRVRAFAQRLFTTPPVKPGLLLDADQRGHTRTERDELAASRDCMSSRVTRLVFGTLGRLSKGIALGWDAGFDSGRTLDYVYKNKPSGKLGVGWLMDKSYLDSPGWTGIRWRGQMLQRVLADVLAQAGEKPHLVDIACGGGRYILQTLHDHPELEVTATLRDYQQPNLDTAKTTAEQLGLTDSVNFMQADAFDRSSLATLNPPPTVAVVSGLYELFNANAPVLESLKGLADAMAPGTRLVYTNQPWHPQLKFIAHVLTNREGQPWIMRRRTQEEMDDLVRAAGFVKERQETDPAGIFTISVARKL; encoded by the coding sequence ATGACTACGCATACCTTTCCCTCCCACGATGGGGCCGAGTTGTTTTACCGGGCGTGGTTACCCTATTATCAGGCGAAGCAGGCAATCGTGATCATGCATCGCGGGCATGAACATTCCGGGCGGATGCTGGAGCTGGCAAAGGCGCTGGAGATGCCTGAGACGGCCATGTTTGCCTGGGACCAGCGGGGGCATGGGGAATCACCAGGGCCGCGTGGTGGGGCCGAAAACCTGGGGGTGGTGATCCGGGATGTGGAGGAATTTTTTCAACACATCGAGAAGACGTATGCCATCGCCAGGGAAAACATCGTGTTGGTGGCTCACAGTGTGGGCGCGGTGGTGGCTGCGGCCTGGGTGCATGATTATGCGCCACGGCTACGCGGACTGGTATTGGCCACGCCTGCTTTTCGTGTAAAACTGTATGTGCCCATGGCGGTGCCGATGCTGAGAGCCAAGGAGAAGCTGATGCCGGGAGGCGTGGTGAAAAGTTACGTGAAATCGCGGGTGCTGACTCATGATCCTGCCCAGCAGCGGGCCTATGATGAGGATAAGGCGATCTTCAAGGAGATCTCCGTGAACATCCTGCTGGATCTCTTCGATACGGCGGAGCGCGTGGTGAAAGATGCGGCGGCGATCCGGGTACCGACGCTGGTTTTTAGTGCCAGCCAGGACTGGGTGGTACATAGCGGACCGCAGCGTGAGTTTTTTGAGCGGCTGGGGGCGTCGGATAAAGAATTCCATACCTTGTATGGCTTTTACCATGCCATTTTTCACGAGGCGCAGAGGGAGGTGGTCTTTAACCGGGTGCGGGCTTTTGCCCAGCGGCTTTTTACAACACCTCCGGTCAAACCTGGACTGCTGCTGGATGCTGACCAGCGGGGGCATACACGCACCGAGCGGGATGAACTGGCGGCCTCGCGGGATTGCATGTCATCGCGTGTGACGCGGCTTGTGTTTGGAACGCTTGGACGGCTGAGCAAGGGCATCGCACTGGGCTGGGATGCGGGTTTTGATTCAGGCCGTACACTGGACTATGTGTATAAAAACAAACCTTCCGGGAAGCTCGGGGTGGGTTGGCTGATGGATAAATCTTACCTGGACAGTCCGGGATGGACGGGTATCCGCTGGCGGGGACAAATGCTGCAACGGGTGCTGGCGGATGTGCTGGCGCAGGCCGGGGAAAAGCCGCATCTGGTGGACATCGCCTGTGGCGGCGGACGCTATATTTTACAGACGCTGCATGATCATCCAGAACTGGAGGTGACGGCAACGCTTCGCGACTATCAGCAGCCGAATCTGGATACGGCGAAGACCACGGCGGAGCAGCTCGGCCTAACGGATAGTGTAAATTTTATGCAGGCGGATGCATTTGACCGCTCCTCCCTGGCGACGCTGAACCCGCCACCGACGGTGGCGGTGGTCTCCGGGCTATATGAACTCTTTAATGCGAATGCTCCCGTGCTGGAATCGCTGAAGGGACTGGCGGATGCGATGGCACCGGGGACACGGCTGGTCTATACCAACCAGCCTTGGCATCCTCAATTAAAGTTTATTGCGCATGTGCTGACGAACCGGGAAGGGCAGCCCTGGATCATGCGCCGACGTACGCAAGAGGAAATGGACGACCTGGTCAGAGCAGCCGGTTTTGTCAAGGAGCGGCAGGAGACGGATCCCGCTGGTATCTTTACCATCAGTGTGGCCCGGAAACTGTAA
- a CDS encoding tetratricopeptide repeat protein, whose translation MPSRFIRLFCTTGFFLLIAISAAFPQSPSTPVPPPAFSDEKDLRSRAQRGDAEAQYWLAMNISLGTWGQANDAEAMPWMDLAAAQTYLPACRTLARIYYNTPAGARRFFVTGCLSKAAELGDATCQTTLAILLMNPDVPSARDQAIQWLEKAVKAKYAPAMNLRGNWLQSGLGYEQDDMQAAEAYLQAVLTGSFEAAYHLGHLYLKGGRLKADADKAELWLRHACYSGEPKYMAALSMLLAHHPNKKKRQPEEALILAREAEAFMEAQSHPDILFALALAWQASGEAENAQLYIRRARHALDAAQPPGDLIDLPSLTNCEKAWLNKQSWSPAHLAAKPGGKPLAGEIIHEGSPYLRRWLQPVPTLLEDPLPMQGISIPPPLEQPTWTGQEPLIYDEDGEATVTLPTLIPAEAMQLYGYRQESNDLIERANKGDSQAAQEMAIRMIYILTDKEAHEAGLNILRRLASNGYPPSIRSLGWLHSYGHIVEKDDAKAFACFHEAGMAGDAEGLFQAARCLEYGIGVAQNPWTATMLLRRAVIHDHLGAQDLLAVKLLESRGTASDTTTAVKLLLQAAGHGYPESQFRLASLHALGKHVQADARDSFFWATRASRQGHEKAQFILAVQLLQGQGCEKDPHAAAEYLLSSAQAPYLPAIRRLADLYQTGSPVPADSRRAEAWLRRAAHLGNALDKARLAEFLIIGMEGSTKQPEEAGKLLDEALAGEAELDRTSQIEFTKVTAQVYAGLEKWAYALDQERSYLTSISRPPLNLAPDFIPLREASMRRQALLMQAVPVPPRQPVSDPEARPLPADTILQEADDKQPAQQKPRKEGPGWDIPWGAEV comes from the coding sequence ATGCCATCTCGCTTCATCCGGCTTTTTTGCACGACGGGATTTTTTCTCCTGATCGCCATCAGTGCTGCATTCCCACAGTCTCCCTCAACACCCGTACCACCTCCCGCTTTCAGCGATGAAAAGGACCTGCGCAGCCGTGCTCAACGCGGAGATGCCGAAGCGCAATACTGGCTGGCCATGAATATATCTCTCGGTACCTGGGGCCAGGCCAACGATGCTGAAGCCATGCCCTGGATGGACCTTGCTGCCGCTCAGACGTATTTGCCTGCCTGCCGGACCCTGGCCCGCATTTATTATAATACACCCGCAGGAGCAAGGCGTTTTTTCGTCACTGGCTGCCTCAGCAAGGCCGCTGAGCTCGGTGATGCGACTTGTCAGACTACCCTGGCAATTTTGCTCATGAATCCTGACGTACCCAGTGCCAGGGATCAGGCCATCCAATGGCTCGAAAAAGCCGTAAAGGCCAAATATGCTCCAGCCATGAACTTGCGTGGAAACTGGCTTCAGTCAGGGCTGGGATATGAGCAGGATGACATGCAGGCCGCTGAGGCTTACCTCCAGGCCGTGCTGACAGGCAGCTTTGAAGCGGCTTATCATCTGGGCCATCTTTATTTAAAAGGGGGTCGCTTGAAAGCGGATGCGGACAAAGCTGAGCTATGGCTTCGCCATGCCTGCTACAGTGGAGAACCCAAATACATGGCAGCTCTCTCCATGCTGCTGGCCCATCATCCCAACAAGAAGAAACGCCAGCCCGAGGAGGCCTTGATCCTGGCCCGGGAGGCGGAAGCCTTTATGGAGGCTCAATCGCATCCAGACATTTTGTTTGCCCTGGCATTGGCGTGGCAAGCCAGCGGTGAGGCGGAAAATGCCCAGCTGTATATCAGGCGTGCTCGTCACGCCCTGGATGCCGCCCAGCCACCAGGTGACCTGATCGATTTGCCCAGCCTAACCAACTGTGAAAAAGCATGGCTAAACAAACAGTCCTGGTCCCCAGCCCATTTAGCTGCCAAGCCGGGAGGAAAGCCCCTTGCAGGTGAAATCATTCATGAGGGCAGTCCCTATTTGCGCCGTTGGCTCCAGCCCGTGCCCACCTTGCTGGAAGATCCCCTGCCCATGCAAGGCATCTCCATTCCGCCCCCATTAGAGCAGCCCACCTGGACAGGGCAAGAGCCCCTCATCTATGATGAAGATGGTGAGGCAACGGTCACTCTTCCCACTCTCATTCCTGCCGAGGCAATGCAGCTTTACGGTTACCGGCAGGAGAGCAACGACCTCATCGAACGTGCCAATAAGGGAGACTCCCAAGCCGCGCAAGAAATGGCCATTCGTATGATTTACATCCTCACCGATAAAGAAGCCCATGAAGCAGGCCTCAATATCCTGCGGCGTCTGGCTTCCAACGGCTACCCACCCTCCATCAGGTCGCTCGGTTGGCTGCACTCTTATGGACACATTGTGGAAAAAGATGATGCCAAGGCCTTTGCCTGCTTTCATGAAGCTGGCATGGCCGGTGATGCCGAGGGACTTTTCCAAGCGGCACGCTGTCTGGAGTATGGCATCGGCGTGGCACAGAACCCTTGGACTGCCACCATGCTCCTGCGTCGCGCCGTCATTCATGATCATCTGGGGGCACAGGACCTGCTCGCAGTGAAATTGCTCGAATCCCGAGGAACAGCCTCCGATACGACGACAGCGGTAAAGCTCCTGCTCCAAGCTGCTGGCCATGGATATCCTGAGTCGCAGTTCCGCCTGGCCAGCCTGCATGCCCTGGGCAAGCATGTGCAAGCAGATGCTCGGGACAGCTTCTTCTGGGCCACCCGCGCCAGCCGCCAGGGACACGAAAAGGCACAGTTCATTTTGGCCGTGCAGTTGCTCCAGGGCCAGGGATGTGAAAAGGATCCGCATGCCGCAGCGGAATACCTGCTCAGCTCCGCCCAGGCCCCCTACCTGCCCGCTATCCGCAGGCTGGCAGATCTTTATCAGACAGGCAGCCCTGTGCCTGCTGACTCAAGAAGGGCCGAGGCCTGGCTGCGCCGCGCAGCTCACCTGGGCAATGCTTTGGATAAAGCACGGCTTGCAGAGTTTCTCATCATCGGTATGGAAGGCAGCACCAAGCAACCTGAGGAGGCGGGTAAACTCCTCGATGAAGCATTGGCTGGTGAAGCGGAACTCGACCGCACAAGCCAGATTGAATTTACCAAAGTCACCGCCCAGGTCTATGCAGGACTTGAAAAATGGGCTTATGCGCTGGACCAGGAGCGCTCCTATCTCACGAGCATTTCACGTCCACCCCTGAACCTGGCACCAGACTTCATTCCCTTACGCGAGGCCAGCATGCGGAGGCAGGCTTTGCTCATGCAAGCCGTCCCGGTGCCACCGCGTCAGCCAGTCTCAGATCCTGAAGCCCGTCCACTGCCTGCGGATACCATCCTCCAGGAAGCCGATGACAAACAGCCCGCACAGCAAAAGCCCCGTAAAGAAGGTCCCGGCTGGGACATTCCCTGGGGTGCAGAGGTATAG
- the lgt gene encoding prolipoprotein diacylglyceryl transferase yields MTDQLAYYLHDLSPHVIRFTDSFAIHWYGLAYVLGFYLTYRVMLYLARKGLSEIKPEQVADFITMVALFGVVLGGRLGYMLLYDWDHFVEAPWSLFLLNQGGMASHGGIAGVALFLLWYARKHKISWTGLGDTIVCGAPLGVFCGRIANFINGELFGRVTTVPWAMKFPTELLHEDFVKQGGVLPSLPPGMQHSPDIIAFFQTQPEGVAGLEAMLHPRHPSQLYEALGEGLFLSAILLAVRLRYPRLPHGILTGLFFILYAVARISLEFVRQPDSGSEMIMGLTRGQFFSVFMIVIGAAFIAFGCVWGRVKRTPV; encoded by the coding sequence ATGACTGACCAACTCGCCTATTACCTGCACGACCTGAGCCCCCACGTCATCCGTTTTACGGACAGCTTTGCCATCCATTGGTACGGGCTGGCGTATGTACTGGGCTTTTATCTGACCTACCGCGTGATGCTTTACCTGGCACGTAAAGGCCTGTCCGAGATCAAACCTGAACAGGTGGCAGATTTCATCACGATGGTCGCCCTCTTTGGGGTGGTGCTAGGGGGGCGGCTCGGATACATGCTGCTGTATGATTGGGATCACTTTGTGGAAGCTCCCTGGAGTCTGTTCCTGTTAAATCAGGGGGGAATGGCCAGTCACGGAGGCATTGCGGGGGTAGCCTTGTTTCTTTTGTGGTATGCACGCAAACACAAGATCTCGTGGACGGGGCTTGGGGATACCATTGTCTGCGGAGCGCCGCTGGGGGTCTTTTGCGGACGCATTGCCAACTTCATCAATGGCGAGCTTTTCGGTCGAGTCACGACGGTGCCCTGGGCGATGAAATTCCCCACAGAGCTGCTGCATGAAGACTTTGTTAAACAGGGAGGGGTTCTGCCTTCTCTGCCACCGGGCATGCAGCACAGTCCAGACATTATCGCTTTTTTTCAAACACAGCCAGAAGGCGTGGCGGGACTGGAGGCGATGCTGCATCCGCGTCATCCGTCTCAGCTCTATGAGGCACTGGGTGAAGGGCTTTTCCTTTCCGCCATTCTGCTAGCAGTTCGCCTGCGTTACCCGCGTCTGCCTCATGGCATCCTGACGGGGCTGTTTTTCATTCTCTATGCGGTGGCACGCATCAGCCTGGAGTTTGTCCGCCAGCCGGATTCTGGCTCTGAAATGATCATGGGGTTGACGCGGGGACAGTTCTTTTCCGTCTTCATGATTGTGATTGGTGCGGCCTTCATCGCCTTTGGCTGTGTGTGGGGACGGGTAAAAAGAACTCCGGTTTAA